Proteins found in one Cyprinus carpio isolate SPL01 chromosome B10, ASM1834038v1, whole genome shotgun sequence genomic segment:
- the fam166b gene encoding protein FAM166B — translation MEQFPPKFSKVLVTPDPQYIPGYAGYCPQLKYHVGQTYGQLTAKLLSSPEVSHSQRLVLHTGRFPSTEEDTGPRDEIWRSRHGGRRNLEKMIPGYTGFVPLRQNYFCKTYAETCRDALSEFSQEQEKRLRAASADLSFTVNDSVPDFKPKRLNSPLTAISKDPAPYKAPHPWKPQGSPYIMEESSPHKYFISGFTGYVPKARFLFGAGYPIITNKALIQFGNEMNTCQTSFNLQRKNSTSLPLIPTIYPSKTGLLPSYMGHVPGYRFQYGHTFGQLTHDALGHVGTQRKNTEENRLE, via the exons ATGGAgcagtttccaccaaaatttaGTAAAGTGTTGGTGACACCTGACCCACAGTACATCCCAGG GTATGCAGGCTACTGTCCTCAGCTGAAGTATCACGTGGGCCAGACGTATGGTCAGTTAACAGCAAAGCTCCTATCTTCCCCGGAGGTGTCTCACTCACAGAGGCTTGTGCTCCACACCGGGCGTTTCCCATCCACAGAGGAGGACACAGGACCCCGCGATGAAATCTGGAGAAGCCGACATGGAGGAAGAAGGAACCTGGAGAAAATGATTCCGGGATACACAG GTTTTGTTCCATTGCGTCAAAACTACTTCTGCAAAACATATGCAGAAACCTGTCGAGATGCACTATCAGAGTTCAGCCAGGAACAAGAAAAGAGACTGCGTGCAGCTTCTGCTGACCTGTCTTTTACTGTCAACGACAGCGTCCCAGACTTCAAA CCTAAAAGATTGAACAGTCCTCTTACAGCCATATCTAAAGATCCTGCCCCCTACAAGGCCCCACACCCCTGGAAACCACAAGGCTCCCCATACATCATGGAGGAAAGCAGCCCACATAAGTATTTCATCTCAG GTTTTACTGGCTACGTCCCCAAAGCCCGTTTCCTCTTTGGTGCTGGATATCCCATCATCACCAACAAGGCACTGATCCAGTTTGGGAATGAAATGAATACATGTCAGACCTCCTTCAACTTGCAAAGGAAGAATTCCACCAGCTTGCCTCTGATACCCACAATATACCCCTCTAAAACAGGGCTCTTACCCTCCTACATGGGGCACGTACCAG GGTACAGATTTCAATATGGCCATACATTTGGGCAGCTCACCCATGATGCTCTAGGTCACGTTGGTACACAGAGGAAGAACACAGAGGAAAACAGACTGGAGTGA
- the si:dkey-106l3.7 gene encoding uncharacterized protein si:dkey-106l3.7 isoform X2: MNLYRNFGNLLESWVTEGYQDLYLQSGPGVDRLDSISRDSVPLCNVKSESEDSGFETVSTTSPCHSHQCSALMSEESQTVFGSTEDEVQPSSPSPSICSSSSSSVDLSSVAPKTTCLEVEQALRRTNSLSWRRLPHQMERRTTGPWYCSYMASFPTSFHSDSSRPHHWFARPRRSHSQPPDPKKAALYRKRLKLHQHGQPVHSQLELVDSDQYSLDKLSPGLRYLEQVCRMLENIAKLQQQNYCLQKEVEILKSQRAGIECGSLHKEEMSCPGRQGLQILGHEDPLSESTHLQEPMVFRHRSVSDTQAAAGRHRRARFIRDEPITEVLVEEPDCKDPPPGNEHKKPSKIHKLKFTSFRRQETQQSDKESKSFQPKKKTRMPSFFSRSRSMTTRL; the protein is encoded by the exons ATGAACCTATATAGGAATTTTGGGAATCTCCTAGAGAGCTGGGTGACTGAAGGCTACCAGGATTTATACTTACAGTCTGGACCTGGTGTGGACAGATTAGATTCCATTTCTAGGGACTCCGTCCCACTATGCAATGTAAAATCAGAATCCGAGGACTCCGGATTTGAGACGGTTAGTACAACCAGTCCCTGTCATTCTCACCAGTGTAGTGCATTGATGTCTGAGGAATCACAGACAGTTTTTGGCTCTACGGAGGATGAGGTTCAACCTTCATCCCCATCTCCTTCTATTtgctcctcctcatcctcaaGTGTCGATCTCAGCTCTGTGGCTCCAAAAACAACATGTCTGGAGGTGGAGCAAGCCTTAAGAAGGACAAATTCACTCTCATGGAGAAGACTGCCACATCAGATGGAAAGGAGGACCACTGGGCCATGGTATTGCTCTTACATGGCCTCTTTTCCAACCAGCTTTCACTCAGACAGCTCCAGACCACATCATTGGTTTGCTCGTCCAAGAAGATCTCATTCACAACCACCAGACCCCAAGAAAGCAGCGCTGTACAGAAAACGCCTAAAATTACATCAACATGGCCAACCAGTACATAGCCAGTTGGAG CTTGTGGACAGTGATCAATACAGTCTGGACAAGCTGTCTCCAGGGTTGCGGTACCTGGAGCAGGTATGCAGGATGCTGGAGAACATTGCAAAGCTACAGCAGCAAAACTACTGCCTGCAGAAAGAGGTGGAGATCCTGAAGAGTCAGCGTGCTGGAATAGAG TGTGGAAGCTTGCATAAGGAGGAAATGAGCTGTCCTGGCAGGCAAGGTTTGCAGATTCTGGGTCATGAAGATCCACTCAGCGAATCGACTCACCTACAAGAACCCATGGTGTTTCGTCACAGATCAGTATCTGACACTCAGGCAGCTGCGGGCCGTCACA GGAGAGCAAGGTTTATTCGAGATGAACCTATTACAGAAGTCTTAGTCGAGGAACCTGATTGTAAAGATCCT CCACCAGGAAATGAGCACAAAAAGCCGAGTAAGATCCATAAGCTGAAATTCACATCCTTTAGAAGGCAGGAAACACAACAGTCTGACAAAGAAAGCAAAAg CTTTCAGCCTAAGAAGAAAACAAGAATGCCAAGCTTTTTCAGTAGGAGTAGAAGTATGACGACACGTCTCTAA
- the si:dkey-106l3.7 gene encoding uncharacterized protein si:dkey-106l3.7 isoform X1, giving the protein MNLYRNFGNLLESWVTEGYQDLYLQSGPGVDRLDSISRDSVPLCNVKSESEDSGFETVSTTSPCHSHQCSALMSEESQTVFGSTEDEVQPSSPSPSICSSSSSSVDLSSVAPKTTCLEVEQALRRTNSLSWRRLPHQMERRTTGPWYCSYMASFPTSFHSDSSRPHHWFARPRRSHSQPPDPKKAALYRKRLKLHQHGQPVHSQLEQLVDSDQYSLDKLSPGLRYLEQVCRMLENIAKLQQQNYCLQKEVEILKSQRAGIECGSLHKEEMSCPGRQGLQILGHEDPLSESTHLQEPMVFRHRSVSDTQAAAGRHRRARFIRDEPITEVLVEEPDCKDPPPGNEHKKPSKIHKLKFTSFRRQETQQSDKESKSFQPKKKTRMPSFFSRSRSMTTRL; this is encoded by the exons ATGAACCTATATAGGAATTTTGGGAATCTCCTAGAGAGCTGGGTGACTGAAGGCTACCAGGATTTATACTTACAGTCTGGACCTGGTGTGGACAGATTAGATTCCATTTCTAGGGACTCCGTCCCACTATGCAATGTAAAATCAGAATCCGAGGACTCCGGATTTGAGACGGTTAGTACAACCAGTCCCTGTCATTCTCACCAGTGTAGTGCATTGATGTCTGAGGAATCACAGACAGTTTTTGGCTCTACGGAGGATGAGGTTCAACCTTCATCCCCATCTCCTTCTATTtgctcctcctcatcctcaaGTGTCGATCTCAGCTCTGTGGCTCCAAAAACAACATGTCTGGAGGTGGAGCAAGCCTTAAGAAGGACAAATTCACTCTCATGGAGAAGACTGCCACATCAGATGGAAAGGAGGACCACTGGGCCATGGTATTGCTCTTACATGGCCTCTTTTCCAACCAGCTTTCACTCAGACAGCTCCAGACCACATCATTGGTTTGCTCGTCCAAGAAGATCTCATTCACAACCACCAGACCCCAAGAAAGCAGCGCTGTACAGAAAACGCCTAAAATTACATCAACATGGCCAACCAGTACATAGCCAGTTGGAG CAGCTTGTGGACAGTGATCAATACAGTCTGGACAAGCTGTCTCCAGGGTTGCGGTACCTGGAGCAGGTATGCAGGATGCTGGAGAACATTGCAAAGCTACAGCAGCAAAACTACTGCCTGCAGAAAGAGGTGGAGATCCTGAAGAGTCAGCGTGCTGGAATAGAG TGTGGAAGCTTGCATAAGGAGGAAATGAGCTGTCCTGGCAGGCAAGGTTTGCAGATTCTGGGTCATGAAGATCCACTCAGCGAATCGACTCACCTACAAGAACCCATGGTGTTTCGTCACAGATCAGTATCTGACACTCAGGCAGCTGCGGGCCGTCACA GGAGAGCAAGGTTTATTCGAGATGAACCTATTACAGAAGTCTTAGTCGAGGAACCTGATTGTAAAGATCCT CCACCAGGAAATGAGCACAAAAAGCCGAGTAAGATCCATAAGCTGAAATTCACATCCTTTAGAAGGCAGGAAACACAACAGTCTGACAAAGAAAGCAAAAg CTTTCAGCCTAAGAAGAAAACAAGAATGCCAAGCTTTTTCAGTAGGAGTAGAAGTATGACGACACGTCTCTAA
- the LOC122133864 gene encoding RING finger protein 208-like: MSCLRRQPVTIPMDTVKIIQSEKFPRECPVPMTQPRYAPPPRVAWDGGGEGEVIVNRACGDLSMEVNGNTVVPPRPLVSPPAPVLRREASYLAQRKTSTSDICYHQFHYKMDDVIVNQYVLRSSSTSSSSSSTSSGPVMPCEPLDCPTCGHTYNFAGKRPRILSCLHSVCEECLQILYESCPKYKFISCPTCRRETVLFTDYGLAALAINTSILSRLPPDQAGAVQWGSDGDRSCYQTVRQYCQSACTCQIANPLSSCGIM; this comes from the coding sequence ATGTCCTGCCTGAGGCGCCAACCTGTGACCATCCCCATGGACACTGTCAAGATCATCCAATCGGAGAAGTTCCCTCGGGAGTGTCCGGTCCCCATGACCCAGCCTCGCTATGCCCCACCTCCCCGTGTAGCCTGGGATGGAGGAGGCGAAGGGGAGGTGATCGTCAACCGGGCATGTGGCGATCTGTCCATGGAGGTCAACGGCAACACCGTGGTCCCACCCAGACCACTAGTGTCTCCTCCTGCCCCCGTCCTCCGCCGGGAAGCAAGTTATCTTGCCCAGCGCAAGACCAGCACATCCGACATCTGCTACCACCAGTTCCACTACAAGATGGACGACGTCATCGTCAACCAGTACGTGCTCCGCTCTTCCTCCACCTCTTCCTCCTCGTCCTCCACCTCCTCAGGCCCGGTGATGCCGTGCGAACCGCTGGACTGCCCCACCTGTGGACACACCTACAACTTTGCCGGCAAGCGCCCACGCATCCTGTCGTGTTTGCACTCGGTGTGTGAGGAGTGCCTGCAGATCTTATACGAGTCCTGTCCCAAGTACAAGTTCATCTCCTGCCCCACTTGCCGCCGCGAGACCGTGCTCTTCACCGACTACGGGCTAGCCGCGCTGGCCATCAACACCAGCATCCTCAGCCGGCTCCCACCCGACCAAGCGGGGGCCGTGCAGTGGGGCAGCGACGGGGACCGCAGCTGCTATCAGACAGTACGCCAGTATTGTCAGTCAGCTTGCACTTGCCAAATTGCCAACCCTCTTTCCTCCTGTGGCATCATGTAG